The segment AGGAAATGTAATTATATTTTCACCTAATCCAAGGGCTAAAAAAACGATGAGTAAGACAATTGATATTTTGATTAGAGTAGCAGAAGGAATAGGACTTCCAGAAGGAGCTATTGCATATTTGCATACGGTAACCAAAAGCGGTTCATTAGAGCTTATGAATCATAAAGATACGTCACTTATAATGAACACGGGAGTTTTAGAAATGCTTCATGATGCTTATAAATCTGGAAAGCCTGTCATTTATGGCGGAAATGGAAATGGACCAGCTTTTATAGAGCGTACGGCTGATATAAAGAAGGCTGTTAAAGACATTATTAGTAGTAAAAATTTTGATTATGGCATTGTTTCAGCAGCTGAACAATCAGTTGTTGTTGATAGTCTTATTGCATCAGAGGTAAAACAAGAATTTATTAAAAATGGTGGATATTTTATGACGGAAGATGAATCCGCAAAGTTAGGCTCAGTTCTTTTTAATAAAGACGGAAGTTTTGATATAGAACTTATTGGAAAGTCACCACAGTTTTTGGCTAAGACTGCTGGTTTTACAATTTCACAGGATATAAAAGTACTTATTTCAAAGCAAAAGTTTGTTTCTAAAAAGAATTGTTATTCAAGAGAAAAGCTTTGTCCAGTTTTGGCTTTTTATATAGAGGAAGACTGGATGCATGCTTGTGAAAAATGTATAGAATTATTACTTGCAGAAAAATACGGACATACACTTATTATACATTCTAAAGATGAAGAGGTTATTCGTCAATTTGCATTAAAAAAGCCAGTTGGAAGAATACTCGTTAATACTCCAGGAACTTTTGGAAGTATGGGGGCAACTACAAATTTATTTCCTTCAATGACTTTGGGTAGTGGTTCAGCAGGACAAGGAATGACTTCAGACAATGTGTCTCCTATGAATTTAGTATATATTCGTAAGGTTGGTTATGGAGTTCGAGAAATTGATGAGGTTGTTAAAATGGTAAATTATACAGATGATTCAAATTATGTATTTTCAAATGATAAGGTGGATAAAAAAGATATAAATAATTATGAGTTATTAGAAAGTATTTTAAAAAAGGTTTTAGAGGAATTAAATTAAAAAATCATATTAGTATATGAAATAAATTTAAGAATGTGGAGGAAAACATGGATATTCGTGAATTTTCAAATAGATTTATGGAAGCTACAAAAAATATGTCTGAAGAAGAACGTGCTAGCTTAATGAAAATGTTTACAAGTGTATCAAAAGAGATAACAAAAGAAGATAGAGCGTCTTCAAGTGCAACGGAGAACAATAATGGTGAAGTTCCAAATGGAATGACAGAACGTTTGAAAAAGTTAAAAGAAAATTATTTGAAACAAGTTCCTTCAATAACAACTTATAGAGCAAGAGCTATTACTAAAATAGCTAAAGAAAATCCAGGTATGCCAAAGATACTTTTACGTGCTAAGTGTTTTAAATATTGTTGTGAAACTGCACCATTATTAATTCAAGATAATGAACTTATAGTTGGAGCACCGAATGGAAAACCACGTGCAGGAGCTTTTTCACCTGATATAGCTTGGAGATGGATGGTAGATGAAATTGATACAATAGGAAATCGTGCACAAGATCCATTTTATATTTCAGAAGAAGATAAAAAAGTTATGCGTGAGGAATTGTTTCCATTTTGGGAGGGTAAATCTGTTGATGAATATTGCGAAGATCAATATCGTGAAGCGGGTGTATGGGAACTTTCAGGAGAATCGTTTGTGTCAGATTGCTCATACCATGCAGTAAATGGTGGAGGAGATTCTAACCCAGGATATGATGTTATTTTAATGAAAAAAGGTATGCTTGATATAAAACGAGAGGCAGAAGAGAAATTAGCTAATCTTAAATATGAAAATCCAGAGGACATAGATAAAATTTATTTCTATAAATCAGTAATTGATACTGCTGATGGTGTAATGATATATGCAAAACGTATGTCTGATTATGCTAAAGAGCTTGCAGAAAAAGAAACAGATCCTAAGCGTAGATCAGAATTACAAAAAATTTCAGAAGTAAATGCTAAAGTTCCAGCACATAAGCCAACTAATTTCTGGGAAGCAATTCAAGCAGTTTGGACTATAGAATCATTACTTGTAGTTGAAGAAAATCAAACTGGTATGTCTATAGGACGTGTTGATCAATATATGTACCCATTCTATAAAGCTGATATTGAATCAGGAAGAATGGATAATTTCGAAGCATTTGAATTAGTAGGTTGTATGCTTATAAAAATGTCTGAAATGATGTGGATAACTAGCGAAAGTGGTTCCAAATTTTTCGCAGGATATCAACCATTCGTTAATATGTGTGTAGGCGGTGTTACTAGAGAAGGACGCGATGCTACAAATGATTTAACATACCTTTTAATGGATGCAGTTCGTCATGTTAAGATATATCAACCATCTTTGGCTTGTCGTATACACAAAGCATCACCACAGAAATTCCTTAAAAAGATAGTTGATGTTATTCGTGCAGGTATGGGATTTCCGGCATGTCACTTTGATGATATTCATATAAAAATGATGCTATCTAAAGGTGTTTCAATAGAAGATGCAAGAGATTATTGCTTAATGGGATGTGTTGAACCACAGAAAGCAGGTAGATTATATCAATGGACTTCTACAGCTTATACTCAATGGCCTATATGTATAGAGCTTGCTCTTAATCATGGTGTACCACTATGGTATGGAAAACAAGTATGCCCTGATATGGGAGATTTGAGTAAATTTAAAACTTACGAACAATTTGAAGCAGCAGTTAAAGAAGAAATTAAATTTGTTACCAAATGGACGAGTGTAGCTACAGTAATTTCTCAACGTGTTCACAGAGATCTTGCACCAAAGCCACTTATGTCTATAATGTATGAAGGTTGTATGGAAAAGGGTAAAGGAGTAGAAGCAGGAGGTGCTATGTACAACTTTGGTCCTGGAGTAGTATGGACTGGTCTTGCTACTTATACAGATTCTATGGCAGCTATAAAAAAATTAGTATTTGATGATAAGAAATACACATTACAAGAATTAAATGAAGCTTTAAAGGCTGATTTTGTTGGATATGAAAAGATAAGAAAAGATTGTATGGAAGCACCTAAGTATGGTAATGACGAGGATTATGCAGATTATATTGCTGCTGATTTAATTGGCTTTACAGAAAGAGAACATCGCAAATATAAGACATTACATTCAGTCCTTAGTCATGGTACTCTATCAATTTCAAATAATACACCATTTGGACAAATGACTGGAGCTTCAGCAAATGGACGTAAAGCATGGATGCCTTTATCAGATGGTATAAGTCCATCGCAAGGATCAGATTATAAAGGACCTACTTCTATAATAAAATCTGTTTCTAAGATGTCTTGTGAAAATATGAATATAGGTATGGTTCATAACTTTAAGTTAATATCTGGTCTTCTTGATACAAAAGAAGGAGAGCAAGGAATTATTACATTACTACGTAGCGCATGTGCTCTTCAACTTGGAGAAGTGCAGTTTAACTATTTGGATAACAAGACTTTAATAGAAGCACAAAAACATCCAGAACAACATAGAGATTTAATAGTTCGCGTTGCAGGATATAGTGCTTTCTTTGTTGAGTTATGTAAAGATGTTCAAGATGAAATAATTAGTAGAACTATGCTTACACATTTCTAGTAAAAGTTTAGCATATATCTTAAAATTTTTAAATTGAATTTTATATAGTCTGTAATCTATGGGTTCATTCTGTGGATTGCAGACTTAGGATATATAAATATCAAAGTAAATAAAACTGGAGAATGAGGAATATGAGTAATGGAAATTTAGGTGTGATTGAACGAAAAGCTAGAATTTTTAATATACAAAAATACAATATGTATGATGGAAATGGAATAAGAACATTAGTATTTTTCCAAGGCTGTCCTCTAAGATGTAAATGGTGTGCAAATCCTGAAGGAATGATTAAAAAATATAGGGTTATGTTTAAAAGTAACTTATGTATTAATTGTGGTGCATGTGTTTCAGCTTGCCCTGTTGGAATACATACTATATCTAATTCAAAGCATGTGATTAATCGTGATATTGATTGTATTGGATGTAAAAAATGTAAAGAGGCTTGTCTTAAATCGGCTATATCAATAGTTGGAGAAACAAAAACTATATCTGAACTTTTAAGGATTATAGAAGAAGATAGAACTTTTTATGAAATGTCTGGTGGTGGAGTTACATTGGGTGGTGGTGAAGTATTAATGCAACCAGAAGCAGCTACTAGTTTATTAATGGCATGTAAGCAAGAAGGCATAAACACTGCAATTGAAACTTGTGGTTATACAAATAAGGAAACAATACTGAAGGTTGCAGAATTCACAGACTTATTTTTATTTGATATTAAAAATATTAATTCTGATAAACATTTTAAGCTAACAGGAGTAAGAAACGAACAGATTTTAGAAAATTTAGAAGAACTACTTCATAGAAAATATAATGTGAAAATTCGTATGCCTTTACTTAAAGAAATAAATGATTCACAAAATGAAATTGAAAAAACTATGGAGTTTTTAATACCGTACAAAGATTATAAGAATTTTAAAGGAATTGATTTGCTTCCATATCATAAGATGGGGGTAAATAAATATAATCAATTAGGTATTGAATATCCTATAAAGGGTGACCCGAGTTTGAGTAATGAAGATTTAGATAGGATAGAAGGATGGATTAAAAAATATGATTTACCTGTAAGAGTAGTCCGTCATTA is part of the Clostridium botulinum genome and harbors:
- a CDS encoding aldehyde dehydrogenase family protein; the protein is MNIIDNDLLSMQEARILVENAREAQKKLATFSQEKLDEIVERMIEEIEKHLKELAKVSNEETEYGKWEDKYIKNHFVCKYLKERLKGMKCVGIINEDKVNRTMDIGVPKGVIIAFCPSTSPVSTTIYKTLIAVKSGNVIIFSPNPRAKKTMSKTIDILIRVAEGIGLPEGAIAYLHTVTKSGSLELMNHKDTSLIMNTGVLEMLHDAYKSGKPVIYGGNGNGPAFIERTADIKKAVKDIISSKNFDYGIVSAAEQSVVVDSLIASEVKQEFIKNGGYFMTEDESAKLGSVLFNKDGSFDIELIGKSPQFLAKTAGFTISQDIKVLISKQKFVSKKNCYSREKLCPVLAFYIEEDWMHACEKCIELLLAEKYGHTLIIHSKDEEVIRQFALKKPVGRILVNTPGTFGSMGATTNLFPSMTLGSGSAGQGMTSDNVSPMNLVYIRKVGYGVREIDEVVKMVNYTDDSNYVFSNDKVDKKDINNYELLESILKKVLEELN
- the cutC gene encoding choline trimethylamine-lyase — encoded protein: MDIREFSNRFMEATKNMSEEERASLMKMFTSVSKEITKEDRASSSATENNNGEVPNGMTERLKKLKENYLKQVPSITTYRARAITKIAKENPGMPKILLRAKCFKYCCETAPLLIQDNELIVGAPNGKPRAGAFSPDIAWRWMVDEIDTIGNRAQDPFYISEEDKKVMREELFPFWEGKSVDEYCEDQYREAGVWELSGESFVSDCSYHAVNGGGDSNPGYDVILMKKGMLDIKREAEEKLANLKYENPEDIDKIYFYKSVIDTADGVMIYAKRMSDYAKELAEKETDPKRRSELQKISEVNAKVPAHKPTNFWEAIQAVWTIESLLVVEENQTGMSIGRVDQYMYPFYKADIESGRMDNFEAFELVGCMLIKMSEMMWITSESGSKFFAGYQPFVNMCVGGVTREGRDATNDLTYLLMDAVRHVKIYQPSLACRIHKASPQKFLKKIVDVIRAGMGFPACHFDDIHIKMMLSKGVSIEDARDYCLMGCVEPQKAGRLYQWTSTAYTQWPICIELALNHGVPLWYGKQVCPDMGDLSKFKTYEQFEAAVKEEIKFVTKWTSVATVISQRVHRDLAPKPLMSIMYEGCMEKGKGVEAGGAMYNFGPGVVWTGLATYTDSMAAIKKLVFDDKKYTLQELNEALKADFVGYEKIRKDCMEAPKYGNDEDYADYIAADLIGFTEREHRKYKTLHSVLSHGTLSISNNTPFGQMTGASANGRKAWMPLSDGISPSQGSDYKGPTSIIKSVSKMSCENMNIGMVHNFKLISGLLDTKEGEQGIITLLRSACALQLGEVQFNYLDNKTLIEAQKHPEQHRDLIVRVAGYSAFFVELCKDVQDEIISRTMLTHF
- the cutD gene encoding choline TMA-lyase-activating enzyme; the protein is MSNGNLGVIERKARIFNIQKYNMYDGNGIRTLVFFQGCPLRCKWCANPEGMIKKYRVMFKSNLCINCGACVSACPVGIHTISNSKHVINRDIDCIGCKKCKEACLKSAISIVGETKTISELLRIIEEDRTFYEMSGGGVTLGGGEVLMQPEAATSLLMACKQEGINTAIETCGYTNKETILKVAEFTDLFLFDIKNINSDKHFKLTGVRNEQILENLEELLHRKYNVKIRMPLLKEINDSQNEIEKTMEFLIPYKDYKNFKGIDLLPYHKMGVNKYNQLGIEYPIKGDPSLSNEDLDRIEGWIKKYDLPVRVVRH